From a region of the Gossypium raimondii isolate GPD5lz chromosome 10, ASM2569854v1, whole genome shotgun sequence genome:
- the LOC105776636 gene encoding U-box domain-containing protein 5, producing MGTEAVEAPSYPCSFQVHCLMCTELTKFVERIMNIFPEIEAARPRCSLGIKALCSLNSAIERAKLLLQYCSESSKLYLAITTDSMVARFQKIKNLLEQGLCQIQSMVPVTLVAEICQIVDDLRAANFVPDKFDEEAGKVVRELLHRGAAASDSMEYAEMKALQSAASRLHITSPKAILIEKRSIKKLLEKVSDCDQPKKKILKYLYYLLRKYANLIIGAQTDNERAFAVKSPSTSFTHARSANVEPHTEYKQSSVQADMLNRAIPPEEFKCPISSRLMYDPVVIASGQTFERTWIQKWFDDGNDTCPKTKMKLDHLSLTPNAAMKDLISKWCMKYKITIQDPSMQPDVLQSLETSSASIASFGISMNDLCFPVDISSISIGSLDTSYTSDGSHNRIAGGLSLMPEQTGDDCLQQQSVCSTRSKIDLECLSSLAMLDREAQYKMVEDKKNLLKCDDLDCVSLSSKNFIEPLLKFLSSAHDSHDIRAQKAGFQLLSTFLSKSRDGIRYLDQNAYSMLSLFIDSEVTREVLDIMEVLSEHSSCKSKISASGALVSMLNILDSNIKDFQDQIIKILSNLSSSSTDICSDLVSPECIPKLIPYLQDTSLAKHCIVVLRNLCNNQEGRTWITQTPGCIASIAMLLETGGFEDQENALAILLTLCSQSIEYCHLVMDECCIFPVLFDVSVKGNEKGKASALELLRLLRDTKHDADDDDADKQECSNSNDVESEDANNYSKDKVSHKILFGVKLPKFSRSTAPKKKK from the exons ATGGGGACTGAAGCAGTGGAGGCTCCATCGTATCCTTGTTCCTTTcag GTGCATTGCTTGATGTGCACAGAACTTACGAAGTTTGTTGAAAGGATTATGAATATATTTCCAGAAATTGAAGCTGCTCGACCAAGATGCTCCTTGGGAATAAAGGCACTCTGCTCATTGAACAGTGCAATTGAGAGAGCAAAGTTACTTCTTCAGTACTGCAGTGAATCCAGCAAACTTTATCTG GCTATAACCACTGATTCCATGGTTGCaagatttcaaaaaataaagaatttgttGGAACAAGGTTTATGCCAAATTCAGAGTATGGTTCCAGTTACGCTGGTTGCTGAG ATATGTCAAATTGTCGATGATCTGCGAGCTGCAAATTTTGTCCCTGATAAATTTGATGAAGAGGCCGGGAAAGTTGTGCGCGAATTACTCCATCGAGGTGCTGCGGCATCTGATTCAATGGAATACGCCGAAATGAAAGCTCTTCAATCTGCAGCATCACGACTTCATATTACGTCTCCGAAAGCTATCTTGATAGAGAAAAGATCTATAAAGAAGTTGCTGGAGAAAGTCAGTGACTGTGACCAACCAAAGAAAAAGATCTTAAAATATCTTTACTACCTGTTAAGGAAGTATGCTAACTTGATTATTGGAGCTCAAACAGACAATGAAAGAGCCTTTGCAGTTAAAAGCCCGAGTACCAGTTTTACACATGCTCGCTCTGCCAATGTCGAACCTCATACAGAGTATAAGCAGTCCAGTGTTCAAGCTGATATGTTAAATAGAGCTATACCTCCTGAGGAATTTAAGTGCCCAATATCTTCAAGGTTGATGTATGATCCTGTTGTCATTGCTTCTGGGCAAACATTTGAAAGGACATGGATCCAGAAGTGGTTTGATGATGGTAACGATACGTGTCCGAAAACTAAGATGAAACTGGACCATCTGTCATTGACCCCAAATGCTGCCATGAAGGATCTGATATCAAAGTGGTGTATGAAGTATAAAATCACCATTCAGGACCCAAGCATGCAACCAGATGTGCTTCAATCATTGGAAACTTCTTCCGCTTCCATAGCTAGTTTTGGCATTTCTATGAATGATCTGTGCTTTCCGGTAGACATCAGCAGTATATCAATTGGATCTTTAGATACGAGTTATACTTCGGACGGATCTCATAACAGGATTGCAGGTGGCTTAAGTTTGATGCCTGAGCAGACCGGTGATGATTGTTTGCAACAACAATCGGTCTGCAGCACAAGAAGTAAGATTGATTTGGAGTGTCTATCTAGCCTTGCCATGCTCGATCGAGAAGCACAATACAAGATGGTTGAAGACAAGAAAAACCTTTTGAAATGTGATGATCTAGATTGTGTTTCTTTGTCATCCAAGAATTTCATTGAGCCTCTGCTTAAGTTTTTGAGCAGTGCTCATGATTCACATGATATAAGAGCACAGAAAGCTGGATTTCAGTTGTTATCAACCTTTCTGAGCAAAAGCAG GGATGGCATACGATACTTGGACCAAAACGCATATAGTATGCTATCGTTGTTTATAGACTCGGAAGTAACTAGAGAGGTTCTTGACATTATGGAAGTATTGTCTGAACATAGCAGCTGTAAATCTAAGATTTCAGCATCTGGTGCTCTTGTTTCCATGTTAAACATTCTCGATTCGAACATCAAAGATTTCCAGgatcaaatcatcaaaattttgagcAATCTGTCCTCTTCAAGCACTGATATTTGTTCCGATTTGGTGTCTCCAGAATGCATCCCGAAACTTATTCCGTATTTACAAGACACCTCTCTTGCAAAACACTGCATAGTGGTGCTGAGAAACTTGTGTAATAATCAAGAGGGTAGGACTTGGATCACTCAAACACCTGGCTGCATTGCTTCGATTGCTATGTTACTCGAGACTGGTGGTTTTGAGGATCAAGAGAATGCACTGGCTATTCTCCTTACATTGTGCTCACAAAGTATAGAATACTGTCACTTAGTTATGGATGAGTGTTGCATATTTCCTGTCCTTTTTGATGTATCCGTTAAGGGGAATGAGAAAGGAAAGGCAAGTGCACTAGAATTGCTACGGCTCCTTAGGGATACCAAACATGatgctgatgatgatgatgctgataaACAAGAATGCTCAAACTCCAACGATGTCGAATCCGAAGATGCTAACAACTATTCCAAAGACAAGGTGTCTCATAAGATATTGTTTGGGGTGAAATTACCAAAGTTCTCAAGATCCACGGcaccaaaaaagaagaaatga